A window of Microcystis aeruginosa FD4 contains these coding sequences:
- a CDS encoding Txe/YoeB family addiction module toxin → MTPKRENKPDKSKNNPIHGYLPVFSPDFKADLAWWYRNEPKKGDKILDLVADILDGDPFTGLGRPEPLKYIAADTWSRRIDLEHRLVYKVTGNKVYFLQARYHYQSG, encoded by the coding sequence TTGACTCCTAAAAGAGAAAATAAGCCAGATAAATCTAAAAACAATCCTATTCATGGTTATTTGCCCGTTTTTAGTCCTGATTTCAAAGCAGATTTAGCTTGGTGGTATCGGAACGAACCGAAAAAAGGCGATAAAATTTTAGACTTAGTGGCAGATATTTTGGATGGCGATCCGTTTACAGGATTGGGTAGGCCGGAACCTCTTAAGTATATTGCTGCCGACACTTGGTCACGACGGATCGATTTAGAGCATCGTTTAGTTTATAAAGTCACAGGAAACAAGGTTTATTTTTTACAAGCTCGCTATCATTATCAATCAGGCTAA
- a CDS encoding type II toxin-antitoxin system Phd/YefM family antitoxin, translated as MLSKETTYSQARMNLASILDQVCDESQIIVIKRRNQKNVALIAEDELSSLLECVYLLRSPENAQRLFRSLAWTQTEDATPQTLAELKEELGIDS; from the coding sequence ATGTTAAGCAAAGAAACCACCTACTCTCAAGCGAGAATGAATTTAGCCAGTATCTTAGATCAGGTGTGTGACGAATCTCAAATTATCGTCATTAAGCGTCGCAATCAGAAAAATGTGGCCTTAATTGCTGAAGATGAGCTTTCCAGTTTATTAGAGTGTGTTTATTTATTGCGATCGCCAGAAAATGCCCAACGCTTATTTCGCTCTTTAGCATGGACCCAGACAGAAGATGCAACTCCTCAAACATTAGCTGAATTAAAAGAGGAGTTAGGAATTGACTCCTAA
- a CDS encoding putative toxin-antitoxin system toxin component, PIN family yields the protein MKAVVDVNVWISGLLWGGVPGKILKLAKNQRITIFASQKILADIEDTLERPKLQSRKQYCGYTTAYLMTIVQELIQPCVDRLLEVPQLRDPDDAVILASAIVIQAEVIITGDLDLLTLHNFENIPIITPQEFLSRYFNE from the coding sequence ATGAAAGCTGTTGTAGATGTCAATGTTTGGATTTCAGGATTGTTGTGGGGAGGAGTTCCGGGTAAAATCCTTAAATTAGCTAAAAATCAAAGAATTACAATCTTTGCCTCCCAAAAGATCTTAGCTGATATAGAAGATACATTAGAACGACCCAAACTCCAATCTCGAAAACAATATTGTGGATATACAACTGCATACCTGATGACTATCGTTCAAGAACTTATACAACCTTGTGTTGACAGACTACTAGAAGTTCCTCAACTTAGAGATCCAGATGATGCTGTTATTTTAGCGAGTGCTATAGTTATTCAAGCAGAAGTTATTATTACAGGAGATTTAGATTTACTAACATTACATAACTTTGAAAATATCCCCATCATTACTCCCCAAGAATTTCTTAGTCGCTACTTTAATGAGTAG
- a CDS encoding type II toxin-antitoxin system RelE/ParE family toxin, with product MTEEITPIKLLFSDQFKDRLRILAKRYRSIRTDLQPLIDDLQIGKFIGDQIPGIGYTVFKVRLKNSDIQKGKSSGYRVIYQLKDNSCVLMLLIYAKSDQTDIPAQQIQDIIDKFDNF from the coding sequence ATGACTGAAGAAATTACCCCTATTAAGCTCCTTTTCTCCGATCAATTCAAGGATCGACTTCGCATCCTCGCCAAACGCTATCGGAGCATTCGTACTGACCTACAACCTCTAATTGATGACCTTCAGATAGGCAAATTCATCGGCGATCAAATACCAGGAATAGGCTACACTGTCTTTAAAGTTCGCCTCAAAAACAGCGATATTCAAAAGGGCAAAAGTAGCGGCTATCGTGTTATCTATCAACTTAAAGACAATAGTTGTGTTTTGATGCTCCTCATCTATGCCAAATCTGACCAAACAGACATCCCAGCGCAGCAAATTCAAGACATCATTGATAAGTTTGACAATTTTTAG
- a CDS encoding UPF0175 family protein — translation MKLLPLNETSMSLILPTELLQRVQMTEAQMLTEIAVMLYQQQRLQFEQAAELTGMAINDFYQLLVSRNILTPPTDSDDEPKELILTSLRISLKQAKEGKVHPISELWDGIDD, via the coding sequence ATGAAGTTATTGCCACTTAATGAAACCTCTATGAGCCTCATCCTTCCCACTGAACTTCTGCAAAGAGTACAAATGACTGAAGCTCAAATGCTCACGGAAATCGCTGTCATGCTCTATCAGCAGCAACGCCTTCAATTTGAACAAGCAGCCGAACTAACGGGAATGGCGATCAATGATTTCTACCAATTGTTAGTATCGCGTAATATCCTCACTCCACCTACTGACTCCGACGACGAACCAAAAGAACTCATCCTCACCAGTCTTCGTATTTCTCTTAAGCAAGCTAAAGAGGGCAAAGTACATCCCATCTCTGAACTGTGGGATGGCATAGATGACTGA
- a CDS encoding MerR family transcriptional regulator: MLKIGQLSRESGVSIKTIRYYEELGLIQSPERTEGQFRLFTPDTVHRLLFVKRLQSLGLSLQEIRECLVIHDHGQLPCGDIQEKLIKHIAEIDQQVEQLLLLRQQLTETLQEWTDTPVKDNQFICPNLKV, encoded by the coding sequence ATGCTCAAAATCGGTCAACTTTCCCGAGAAAGTGGTGTTTCGATTAAAACGATTCGTTATTACGAGGAATTAGGACTAATTCAGTCCCCTGAGAGGACAGAGGGACAATTTCGCCTATTTACTCCCGATACTGTCCATCGCTTGCTATTTGTCAAGAGATTACAATCTTTGGGTTTGAGTCTGCAAGAGATCCGCGAATGTTTAGTAATTCATGACCATGGTCAGTTACCCTGTGGAGATATTCAGGAGAAATTAATTAAACATATTGCTGAGATCGATCAACAAGTGGAACAATTGCTTTTATTGCGTCAACAATTAACCGAAACCCTGCAAGAATGGACGGATACACCTGTAAAAGACAATCAATTTATTTGCCCTAATCTCAAGGTTTAA
- a CDS encoding mechanosensitive ion channel domain-containing protein, which translates to MTFSPSAWLTPFFNTPLWRAGGVSITLGWIIGTLVLLVLVTCLTIAFKSLLKNRLLKSIGFDEGNREAIATLASFAFGAFGYIIALQLTGFNLASIAVLAGGLGVGIGFGLQELTKNLTSGLTLLVERKLKVGDFIEFEQTKGYIREISIRSTTIRTVDGAELIVPNTILTSNRVQNWHYPDSRIRVIVPVGVAYGTDPLIVTEILLQSAYMSGEIAFNPLPKVIFNGFGDSALNFELWVWVEKVEQAVFLRSSLHFIIEHNLRHRGITIPFPQRELWLHNTDSFEAVKEQDQEIVKPSKPLSLKEMLLEVSYFKHFNDLQLRVLIEMGCRKHLQDGDILIRQGERTNYFCIVLQGQVDAFYENDKISRKIFTFNKGQYFGELPLMLEVPYPTTMQAVGETLLFLLDRQGFQHLITTYPALAEEFTQALAQRQEELRECQQKLREMGLLDSEDLKNPVSWLQQRLKSFFAA; encoded by the coding sequence ATGACTTTCTCTCCCTCAGCTTGGTTAACGCCCTTTTTTAACACTCCCCTTTGGCGCGCTGGGGGAGTTTCCATCACTCTTGGTTGGATTATCGGTACTCTTGTACTGCTTGTTCTAGTCACCTGTCTGACGATCGCTTTTAAAAGTTTACTGAAAAATCGTCTGCTGAAAAGTATCGGTTTTGATGAGGGTAATCGAGAAGCGATCGCAACTCTGGCTAGTTTTGCTTTTGGGGCTTTTGGTTATATTATCGCCCTACAATTGACTGGATTCAATCTCGCTTCGATCGCTGTTTTAGCCGGTGGTTTGGGGGTGGGTATCGGTTTCGGTTTGCAGGAGTTAACCAAAAATCTCACCAGTGGTTTAACTTTGTTGGTGGAACGCAAGTTAAAAGTGGGCGATTTTATCGAATTTGAGCAAACAAAGGGTTATATCCGGGAAATATCGATTCGTTCTACCACCATTCGCACTGTTGATGGTGCAGAGTTAATCGTTCCTAACACAATCTTAACTAGCAATCGCGTCCAGAATTGGCATTATCCCGACTCGCGCATTCGAGTCATTGTGCCGGTGGGAGTTGCCTACGGTACAGATCCTTTAATAGTAACGGAAATTCTGTTGCAATCAGCCTATATGTCGGGAGAAATTGCCTTTAATCCGCTTCCCAAGGTGATTTTTAACGGTTTTGGTGATAGTGCTTTAAATTTTGAGTTGTGGGTATGGGTGGAAAAAGTCGAACAGGCCGTTTTTCTGAGAAGTTCCCTACACTTCATTATCGAGCATAATCTGCGTCATCGGGGCATAACGATTCCTTTTCCCCAGCGAGAGTTATGGTTGCATAATACCGACAGTTTTGAGGCAGTTAAGGAACAGGATCAGGAGATAGTTAAACCTTCAAAACCGCTATCGTTAAAAGAAATGTTATTGGAGGTGAGTTACTTTAAACATTTTAACGATCTGCAATTGCGTGTATTAATTGAAATGGGTTGTCGTAAACATCTCCAGGACGGGGATATTTTAATTAGACAGGGAGAAAGAACTAATTATTTCTGTATTGTTTTGCAGGGACAAGTGGATGCTTTTTATGAAAACGATAAAATCAGTCGTAAAATTTTTACTTTTAATAAAGGTCAATATTTTGGGGAATTACCGTTAATGTTAGAGGTTCCCTATCCCACTACTATGCAAGCAGTAGGGGAAACCTTGTTATTTTTGCTCGATCGTCAGGGGTTTCAGCATCTTATCACTACTTATCCGGCTCTAGCGGAGGAATTCACTCAGGCACTCGCCCAACGTCAAGAGGAATTGCGCGAATGTCAGCAGAAATTGCGAGAAATGGGGCTTTTAGACTCGGAAGACCTGAAAAACCCCGTTTCTTGGCTGCAACAACGGTTAAAGAGCTTTTTTGCGGCTTAA
- a CDS encoding nitroreductase family protein, translating to MTLPLDVPTAINQRRSIKNFTTDPIAPELLKTLVELTVAAPSSFNIQDWRIILVQDEAQKAALAEAAWGQKQIIQAPVTFVFAADAAAGGGDLTPIYEQALSTGAWSEGTVKYFQQAIPGFQKNLGEKTREYAIKDAMIAATHLVLAAESLGLSSCFLNGWIEDKVKAVIGAADHPHLAIAVVVPIGYAAEPRLNPGRLPLDYNVFVDRLGNPYQI from the coding sequence ATGACCTTGCCTCTCGATGTTCCTACGGCGATTAATCAACGTCGTTCTATTAAAAATTTTACCACCGATCCGATCGCCCCAGAACTGCTAAAAACCCTAGTAGAATTAACCGTTGCCGCACCTAGTAGTTTCAACATCCAAGATTGGCGAATTATTTTAGTACAAGATGAGGCACAAAAGGCCGCTTTAGCCGAGGCCGCTTGGGGACAAAAGCAAATTATCCAAGCGCCGGTTACTTTTGTCTTTGCTGCTGATGCTGCCGCAGGAGGAGGAGATCTAACCCCCATCTATGAACAGGCTCTCAGTACGGGTGCTTGGAGCGAAGGCACGGTAAAATATTTTCAACAGGCAATCCCGGGATTTCAAAAGAATTTAGGCGAAAAAACCCGGGAATACGCGATTAAGGATGCCATGATCGCCGCTACTCATCTGGTTTTGGCTGCTGAAAGTCTCGGTTTATCTAGTTGTTTTCTCAACGGTTGGATCGAGGACAAGGTAAAAGCTGTGATTGGTGCTGCCGATCATCCCCATCTGGCGATCGCTGTTGTCGTTCCCATCGGTTACGCGGCGGAACCGCGGCTTAATCCAGGGCGTTTACCCTTAGATTACAATGTTTTTGTAGATCGCTTGGGTAATCCCTATCAAATCTAA
- a CDS encoding RNA-guided endonuclease InsQ/TnpB family protein yields MFVLEYKVKPKPNQIEAINEAIRTTQFVRNKVLRYWMDNRGVGKTELFRYNTALRKEFKFVDDLNSHACQTAVERTLRAITRFYDNCQNQVKGKKGYPKFKKHSRSVEYKVSGWKLSKDKRHITFTDKKGIGTLKLIGSRDINYYQPEQIKRVRILNRADGYYVQFCLKLDPRDRVKPLTPSQKATGIDVGLKFFLVDSEGHQIDCPNYYRKAEKQLNRLNKKKSKKYRKGKKQSRNYHKARKRYARKHLRVSRQREEFVKSVALRLVKSNDLIVYENLNIKGMVKNRHLAKSITDAGWSVFRQWLEYFGDKYGKLTIAVSPHNTSQNCSNCGQKVQKSLSTRTHVCPHCGYTDCRDRNAALNILQKGLSSVGRTQTLNASGEIPSWLVGEILLANGDSMNEESPSL; encoded by the coding sequence ATGTTTGTACTAGAATACAAAGTTAAGCCAAAACCTAATCAGATAGAAGCCATTAATGAGGCAATACGAACAACCCAATTTGTTCGGAATAAAGTTCTGCGTTATTGGATGGATAATCGGGGTGTTGGCAAAACAGAGTTATTTCGGTACAACACAGCATTAAGAAAAGAGTTTAAATTTGTTGATGATTTAAACTCCCATGCTTGCCAGACTGCCGTAGAAAGAACCTTGCGGGCAATTACTCGGTTTTACGATAATTGCCAAAATCAAGTTAAAGGAAAGAAAGGCTACCCTAAGTTTAAAAAACATTCCCGTTCTGTTGAGTATAAAGTATCTGGATGGAAGCTATCAAAAGATAAACGTCATATTACCTTTACAGACAAAAAAGGTATTGGGACTCTTAAACTGATTGGTTCTAGAGATATTAATTACTATCAACCAGAACAGATTAAACGGGTAAGAATCCTTAATCGTGCCGATGGTTATTATGTGCAGTTTTGCCTTAAATTAGACCCCAGAGACAGGGTTAAGCCTTTAACACCTTCCCAGAAAGCCACTGGGATTGATGTGGGATTAAAGTTTTTCTTAGTAGATAGCGAAGGCCATCAAATTGATTGTCCGAACTACTATCGAAAAGCTGAAAAACAATTAAACCGATTAAATAAAAAAAAGTCAAAGAAATACCGTAAGGGTAAAAAACAATCTCGTAATTATCACAAAGCTAGAAAGCGATATGCTCGGAAACATTTAAGAGTAAGTAGGCAACGAGAAGAGTTTGTCAAGAGTGTGGCACTCCGTTTAGTTAAGTCTAACGACTTGATCGTCTATGAAAACTTGAATATCAAAGGCATGGTCAAAAATCGTCATTTAGCGAAGTCGATAACCGATGCAGGATGGTCTGTTTTTAGGCAATGGCTAGAGTATTTTGGGGACAAATACGGCAAGTTAACTATAGCTGTCTCACCTCATAATACGTCTCAAAATTGTTCTAATTGTGGACAAAAAGTCCAAAAGTCGCTATCTACTCGAACCCATGTTTGTCCTCATTGTGGATATACAGATTGTCGAGATAGAAACGCCGCTTTAAACATCTTGCAAAAGGGATTAAGTAGCGTGGGGCGCACGCAAACTTTAAACGCTTCGGGAGAGATTCCCTCTTGGTTGGTTGGAGAAATCCTGCTTGCTAACGGAGACTCAATGAACGAAGAATCCCCGTCTCTTTAG
- a CDS encoding PP2C family protein-serine/threonine phosphatase produces the protein MLSEPEPSDTLTTATVNMGDQNTDIKPILALKELVASLYREQNKVQNLLSSLGFALRSFNNLNQFLDLTPLMAARVADAEGGALILSKNNGQVVLDQLHCQDNQINGELRRQLEAIIRQLNQEAAFENKNSRSLLDSLDHKIRQTLGQGTQVYSTPVLVKNSERGRLYVFSRNPDYGWTPTRRKLLQLVADQTAVAIANNELTIELRAKERQDRELEIAAEIQNRLLPRQCPKIQGVELAAHCKTANRVGGDYYDFIPCNYDQFKPAREAEREASTAPWSIVIGDVMGKGVPAGLLMTMTRGMLRAEVLNRHSPAQILRHLNRVMYADLDNSHRFVTLFYSEYDPLTRRLGYSNAAHYPTLWWRAKRGELESLDTEGTLVGLEADSIYDDAQVQLEAGDTLIYYTDGFTDAVNSKGERFDQKNWLSAVKEACQQYNDPEQILEYLFGKVAAFTGLGDDSSDDMTLVVMRVKSEE, from the coding sequence ATGCTTTCTGAGCCGGAACCGAGCGACACCCTCACCACTGCCACCGTCAATATGGGCGATCAAAATACCGATATCAAGCCAATTTTAGCCTTAAAAGAGTTGGTCGCTAGTTTATATCGCGAACAAAACAAAGTTCAAAATCTCTTAAGTTCCCTCGGTTTTGCCCTGCGGAGTTTCAATAATTTAAACCAATTCCTCGATCTTACCCCCTTGATGGCCGCACGAGTGGCAGATGCAGAAGGAGGGGCGTTGATTTTGAGCAAAAATAACGGTCAAGTGGTGCTCGATCAACTCCATTGCCAAGATAATCAAATTAATGGGGAACTACGCCGACAATTAGAGGCAATTATCCGACAATTAAACCAAGAAGCGGCATTTGAGAATAAAAATAGTCGATCGCTCCTCGATAGTCTCGACCATAAAATCCGGCAAACTCTCGGGCAGGGTACACAGGTGTATAGTACACCTGTTTTGGTAAAAAATAGTGAGCGGGGACGTTTATACGTTTTCAGTCGCAATCCCGATTATGGTTGGACACCCACCCGTCGTAAACTGTTGCAGCTAGTGGCCGATCAAACGGCGGTGGCTATAGCTAATAATGAATTAACGATCGAATTGCGTGCCAAGGAACGTCAGGATCGAGAGTTAGAAATCGCTGCCGAAATCCAAAATCGTCTTTTACCCCGGCAATGTCCGAAAATTCAGGGGGTAGAATTGGCAGCCCACTGCAAAACGGCTAATCGTGTTGGTGGCGATTATTATGATTTTATCCCCTGCAACTACGATCAATTTAAACCGGCCAGGGAGGCGGAAAGGGAAGCTAGTACCGCTCCTTGGAGTATAGTCATCGGTGATGTCATGGGTAAAGGTGTCCCAGCAGGATTATTGATGACCATGACCCGGGGAATGTTGCGAGCGGAAGTATTAAATCGTCACTCCCCGGCCCAGATTTTGCGTCATCTCAATCGGGTTATGTATGCCGATCTCGATAACTCTCATCGTTTCGTGACATTATTTTATTCCGAGTATGATCCCCTGACGCGCCGTCTTGGCTACAGTAATGCCGCCCATTATCCCACCCTCTGGTGGCGAGCTAAACGGGGAGAGTTAGAGTCTCTCGACACGGAAGGGACATTAGTTGGTTTAGAGGCCGATTCTATCTATGACGATGCCCAAGTGCAATTAGAAGCGGGAGATACGCTGATTTATTATACCGATGGCTTTACCGATGCAGTCAACTCGAAAGGGGAAAGATTTGATCAGAAAAATTGGCTATCGGCAGTTAAAGAAGCCTGTCAACAGTACAACGATCCCGAACAGATTCTAGAATATTTATTTGGAAAAGTGGCCGCTTTTACTGGGTTAGGAGATGACAGTAGTGACGATATGACTTTAGTCGTTATGCGAGTGAAATCGGAGGAATAA
- a CDS encoding AmpG family muropeptide MFS transporter — translation MIKEISAYLQVFRSQKMAALLFLGFASGLPLLLTSRTLQAWMTTEGVDLKSIGLFSLVALPYSLKFLWSPLLDRYLPPLLGRRRGWILIAQICLTLAIGFMAFQQPKQSWELLAINALLIAFFSATQDIAYDAYRTDILEKWEMGAGVAIGVLGYRLALILTGSIALILADHFPWPLVYLFLAGLMALTIIWSFFAPATPPRDDTPQTLLAAVWLPFWEFFQRYRFGQGIGILAFIVLYRLGDALVNNMVTPFLLKTGFSQTDIGAIQGGMGMIATMVGVLLGGSLLSRWGINRSLWIFGVLQALSNLAYFTLANLGQNYPFMVLAINIENFCGGLGTAAFVAFLMSLCNARFTATQYALLSSLMAFSRDILVAPAGVLAAAIGWQWFFLITVIAALPGLALLPLFAPWQEQN, via the coding sequence ATGATCAAAGAAATTTCCGCTTATTTGCAAGTGTTCCGCAGTCAAAAAATGGCGGCTTTGTTATTCTTAGGTTTCGCTTCCGGATTGCCCTTATTGCTCACCAGTCGCACCCTGCAAGCTTGGATGACCACCGAAGGAGTTGATCTGAAATCGATCGGTTTATTTAGTTTAGTCGCTCTCCCCTACTCTCTCAAATTTCTGTGGTCTCCCTTACTTGATCGCTATCTTCCCCCGCTGCTTGGTCGTCGTCGCGGTTGGATTTTAATCGCTCAAATTTGTTTAACTTTAGCGATTGGTTTCATGGCTTTTCAACAACCAAAACAATCTTGGGAATTATTGGCAATTAATGCTTTACTGATTGCTTTTTTTAGTGCTACTCAAGATATTGCCTACGATGCCTATCGCACAGATATTTTAGAAAAATGGGAGATGGGTGCTGGGGTGGCGATCGGGGTTTTAGGTTATCGTTTGGCTTTAATTTTAACCGGTTCAATCGCTTTAATTTTAGCTGATCACTTTCCCTGGCCTCTCGTCTATCTTTTCCTAGCTGGATTGATGGCTTTAACGATTATTTGGTCTTTTTTCGCCCCAGCTACTCCCCCTAGGGATGATACTCCTCAAACTCTTTTAGCGGCGGTTTGGTTGCCTTTCTGGGAGTTTTTTCAACGCTATCGATTCGGTCAAGGAATCGGCATTCTCGCCTTTATTGTTCTCTATCGTTTAGGGGATGCTTTAGTTAATAATATGGTGACTCCTTTTCTCTTAAAAACTGGTTTCAGTCAAACCGATATCGGGGCGATCCAAGGCGGTATGGGCATGATAGCAACTATGGTGGGAGTTTTATTAGGTGGTTCCCTGTTAAGTCGTTGGGGAATTAATCGATCGCTCTGGATTTTTGGTGTGTTGCAAGCTCTTAGTAATTTAGCCTATTTTACTTTAGCAAATTTAGGGCAAAATTATCCTTTTATGGTCTTAGCTATTAATATTGAAAACTTCTGCGGCGGCTTAGGCACTGCCGCTTTTGTGGCTTTTTTAATGAGTCTTTGTAATGCTCGTTTTACCGCTACTCAGTACGCCCTTTTATCAAGTTTAATGGCCTTTAGTCGCGATATTTTGGTGGCTCCCGCCGGAGTTTTAGCCGCGGCAATCGGTTGGCAGTGGTTCTTTTTAATCACGGTAATTGCCGCTTTACCAGGGTTAGCTTTATTGCCTTTATTTGCTCCCTGGCAAGAGCAGAATTAG
- a CDS encoding GNAT family N-acetyltransferase: MIKVDYCFISYLLSHPSDSEATGDTAAITVEVRLAQSQDLKTLAEILTDSFFPTANYWSFLRPIFKLGIYEDLRGRLRGDTPYYHCLVVSQTSVTATGSQEVIVATAEIGLKSSSFLAVPIPYISNLAVSPDRRRAGLARRLLLKCEQIAREWGFEELSLHVLDNNLAAQSLYLSSGYRLQKTDGWLVNWLFNRPQKLFLHKKISH; encoded by the coding sequence GTGATTAAAGTGGACTACTGTTTTATCTCATACCTATTGTCTCATCCCTCCGACTCGGAAGCGACTGGTGACACTGCCGCCATTACCGTCGAGGTGCGTTTGGCCCAAAGCCAAGATCTCAAAACCTTGGCGGAGATTCTCACCGATAGTTTTTTCCCCACGGCCAATTATTGGTCTTTTCTGCGTCCTATCTTTAAATTAGGCATTTACGAGGACTTACGGGGACGATTGCGCGGTGATACCCCTTACTATCACTGTCTGGTAGTCAGTCAAACCAGCGTCACCGCCACGGGTTCTCAGGAAGTTATTGTCGCTACGGCGGAAATCGGCTTAAAATCCAGTTCTTTTTTGGCTGTTCCCATTCCTTATATTTCTAATTTAGCCGTTAGTCCCGATCGCCGGCGTGCCGGTCTGGCCCGGAGATTGCTGCTCAAGTGTGAACAGATCGCTAGAGAATGGGGTTTTGAGGAACTTTCCCTCCACGTTCTCGATAATAATCTAGCAGCCCAGTCACTGTACTTAAGTAGCGGTTATCGTCTGCAAAAAACCGACGGTTGGTTGGTCAATTGGTTATTTAATCGACCACAAAAGTTATTTCTGCACAAGAAAATCAGCCATTGA